The Aminithiophilus ramosus genome contains a region encoding:
- a CDS encoding RelA/SpoT family protein yields the protein MLRDSFIGRLPEDQRVASVKLVWQELWNKATLYLNREGLSRLGEALVVASTAHSGQFRSSGEPYVVHVIHVAVILSDMEIDLDTLTAALLHDVLEDTSVTEAELRERFGSEVVTLVDGVTKLGKLPFKSLEDYQAENLRKMFLVIMAKDIRVVLIKLADRLHNMRTLQALRRDKQLRIARETLEIYAPLAHRLGIYQIKRDLEDLCFKILDPDMFYEMRRRVRKKLPEREAIIKRAIDELSGRLKESGIDSYITGRAKHFYSIYEKMQRKNLSLDQLYDLLALRVIVNNLTECYTVLGLVHTIWKPIPGQFDDYVANPKNNMYQSLHTTVVGPSGEPLEVQIRTWDMHWLAEYGIAAHWRYKERPKKLDDLDAKLSWIRQVLETQSDASEPGEFLEQLKADVLSSEVFVFTPKGDVRSLPKGSVPIDFAYEVHTEVGNKCVGAMVNGRIVSMDHELQNGDIVRILTSPQGKPSRDWLKLARSGRARAKIRGYFRQAERAEREARLERGRDLLLREVQRRDGQLSSLESFSGAVNYIARDLGYASGEELLIAMGGGSHAPAGVAARIWEQKTTPPSAPGMPPVAALKKESDSEIVVEGADGVLVSLANCCCPVPGDSIVGFVTKSRGITIHRADCPNLVASSPERNVDVSWGRGHSDRYTARLKLEAIDRPGLFSDVTQVLLNLDASMVAVKANVVGAQRARMTLDLSVRDVEHLYRVMARLNALDNVIEVIRG from the coding sequence ATGCTGCGCGACAGCTTCATCGGACGTCTCCCCGAAGATCAGAGGGTGGCCTCGGTCAAGCTGGTCTGGCAGGAACTCTGGAACAAGGCGACCCTCTACCTGAACCGGGAGGGCCTCTCCCGCCTCGGCGAGGCCCTCGTCGTCGCCTCGACGGCCCACAGCGGTCAGTTCCGTTCGTCGGGCGAGCCCTACGTCGTCCACGTCATTCACGTGGCCGTGATCCTCTCCGATATGGAGATCGACCTCGACACCCTCACGGCGGCCCTTCTCCACGACGTTCTGGAGGACACGTCCGTGACGGAGGCCGAGCTTCGGGAGCGTTTCGGCTCCGAGGTGGTGACCCTCGTCGACGGCGTCACCAAGCTGGGCAAGCTCCCCTTCAAGTCCCTCGAGGATTACCAGGCCGAAAACCTGCGCAAGATGTTTCTCGTCATCATGGCCAAGGATATCCGCGTCGTCCTCATCAAGCTGGCCGACAGGCTTCACAACATGAGGACCCTTCAGGCCCTCCGGCGGGACAAGCAGCTCCGTATCGCCAGGGAGACGCTGGAGATCTATGCCCCTCTCGCCCATCGGCTGGGGATCTACCAGATCAAGCGCGATCTGGAGGACCTCTGTTTCAAGATTCTCGATCCCGACATGTTCTACGAGATGCGTCGTCGGGTCCGCAAAAAACTTCCCGAGAGGGAGGCCATCATCAAAAGGGCCATCGACGAGCTGTCGGGACGTCTCAAGGAATCGGGGATCGACAGCTACATCACGGGCCGGGCCAAGCACTTCTACAGCATCTACGAGAAGATGCAGCGCAAGAACCTCTCCTTGGACCAGCTCTACGATCTTTTGGCCCTCCGGGTCATCGTCAACAACCTCACCGAGTGTTACACCGTCCTGGGACTGGTCCACACGATCTGGAAGCCCATACCGGGCCAGTTCGACGACTATGTGGCCAACCCCAAGAACAACATGTACCAGTCCCTGCACACCACCGTCGTCGGCCCCTCCGGCGAGCCCCTCGAGGTCCAGATCCGGACCTGGGACATGCACTGGCTCGCCGAGTACGGCATCGCCGCCCACTGGAGGTACAAGGAGAGGCCCAAGAAGCTCGACGATCTCGACGCCAAACTCTCCTGGATCAGACAGGTTCTGGAGACGCAGAGCGACGCCTCCGAGCCGGGCGAGTTCCTGGAACAGCTCAAGGCCGATGTCCTCTCCTCGGAGGTCTTCGTCTTCACGCCCAAGGGGGATGTCCGCTCCCTGCCCAAGGGGTCGGTCCCCATCGACTTCGCCTACGAGGTCCATACCGAGGTGGGCAACAAGTGCGTCGGCGCCATGGTCAACGGCCGCATCGTCTCCATGGACCACGAACTTCAGAACGGCGATATCGTCCGAATCCTCACGTCGCCCCAGGGCAAGCCGTCGCGGGACTGGCTCAAGCTGGCCCGCAGCGGCCGTGCCCGCGCCAAGATCAGAGGCTATTTCCGTCAGGCCGAGCGGGCCGAGCGGGAGGCGCGGCTCGAACGGGGACGGGATCTCCTGCTTCGCGAGGTTCAGCGTCGCGACGGCCAGCTCTCGTCCTTGGAGTCCTTTTCGGGGGCCGTCAACTACATCGCCCGCGACCTCGGCTACGCCTCGGGCGAGGAACTGCTCATCGCCATGGGCGGGGGCTCTCACGCCCCGGCCGGAGTGGCCGCCCGCATCTGGGAGCAGAAGACGACACCGCCCTCCGCTCCCGGGATGCCCCCCGTCGCCGCTCTCAAGAAGGAGAGCGATTCGGAGATCGTCGTCGAAGGAGCCGACGGCGTCCTCGTCTCCCTGGCCAACTGCTGCTGCCCCGTCCCGGGTGATTCCATCGTTGGCTTCGTCACCAAGTCGAGAGGTATCACGATTCACCGCGCCGACTGTCCCAATCTCGTCGCCTCGTCGCCGGAGCGCAACGTCGACGTCTCCTGGGGGAGGGGGCACTCCGACCGGTACACGGCGCGCCTCAAGCTGGAGGCCATCGATCGGCCTGGGCTCTTCTCCGATGTCACCCAGGTCCTCCTGAACCTCGATGCCTCCATGGTCGCCGTCAAGGCCAACGTCGTCGGAGCCCAGAGGGCCCGCATGACCCTCGATCTCTCCGTCCGCGACGTGGAGCATCTCTACCGCGTCATGGCCCGTCTCAACGCTTTGGACAACGTCATCGAAGTCATTCGGGGGTGA
- a CDS encoding single-stranded-DNA-specific exonuclease RecJ: protein MISLLERTSSLSLLRADVATEELARRLNCSPLTALLLQQRGVGGDQDGSARALLHPSLGAALAALHLGEGLDGARSALADLKRGSRLVVYGDYDVDGVASTVLAVEFGLLREARVRYYIPHRHSEGYGFHPEAARRILDEGCDFLIVLDCGSRDVEAVSLVSGAGVPVVVFDHHLDEGGRARPRALVNPQIDGDGEARRLCAAAVFWSALERLGVERGWLDERLDLVALASLADCVPLGALNRALVREGLERIRGGRRPGLAALLSSLGLDRRSLSVDDLVMRVIPCLNAAGRLDVADRAVAVLLGEGRDAESLVTLNRRRQLLSGQVHQEASSSMAEASRLVLSSEAWPVGVLSGVASRLCRERDCPVVLAAPVGDLMRGTLRLPDGGNAVEILSGLSDSLETWGGHRFAAGFSVRRGLWPEVQENLEVLLRDVEREPERIEALLVEPSEFRFDLLREIDALGPFGVGNPSPLFFCPWSGTERIAPLGRDGRHVKVERAGLSLLAFDGARLFGELTAPPEGLLYGVRENVWQGRRRLQFLVERVVAR, encoded by the coding sequence GTGATCTCCCTTCTTGAACGGACCTCTTCCCTTTCTCTCCTGAGGGCCGACGTCGCCACGGAAGAACTGGCACGACGGCTGAACTGCTCGCCTCTGACGGCTCTGCTCCTGCAGCAGCGGGGGGTCGGCGGCGATCAGGACGGATCGGCTCGGGCGCTGCTTCATCCGAGCCTCGGGGCTGCCTTGGCCGCCCTTCATCTGGGTGAGGGTCTCGACGGGGCCCGGTCGGCCCTGGCCGATCTCAAACGGGGGAGTCGTCTCGTCGTCTACGGCGATTACGACGTGGACGGCGTCGCCTCGACGGTCCTCGCCGTCGAGTTCGGCCTTCTTAGGGAGGCCCGGGTGCGCTATTATATTCCTCACCGGCACAGCGAGGGCTACGGTTTCCACCCCGAGGCGGCCCGGCGGATTCTCGACGAAGGATGCGATTTCCTCATCGTCCTCGACTGCGGCAGCCGCGACGTCGAGGCCGTATCGCTCGTTTCCGGAGCAGGCGTTCCCGTCGTCGTCTTCGATCATCACCTCGACGAGGGAGGCAGGGCAAGGCCCCGGGCTCTCGTCAATCCCCAGATCGACGGCGACGGTGAGGCCCGTCGCCTCTGCGCCGCGGCCGTCTTCTGGTCGGCCCTGGAAAGGCTCGGAGTGGAGAGAGGCTGGCTCGACGAGCGTCTCGATCTCGTCGCCCTGGCCTCTCTGGCAGACTGCGTTCCCCTGGGGGCTCTCAATCGGGCCCTCGTCAGAGAGGGGCTGGAGCGGATCCGAGGCGGCCGGCGACCGGGGCTGGCCGCCCTTCTCTCCTCGCTCGGTCTGGACCGGCGGAGCCTGTCCGTCGACGATCTGGTCATGCGCGTCATTCCCTGTCTCAACGCCGCCGGTCGGCTCGACGTGGCCGACCGGGCCGTAGCGGTCCTCCTCGGCGAAGGCCGGGACGCGGAATCTCTGGTCACCCTGAATCGGCGCCGACAGCTTCTGTCGGGCCAGGTCCATCAGGAGGCTTCCTCTTCGATGGCCGAGGCGAGCCGCCTGGTCCTCAGTTCCGAGGCATGGCCCGTCGGCGTTCTGAGCGGCGTCGCCAGCCGGCTCTGCCGGGAGCGGGACTGTCCCGTCGTCCTCGCCGCCCCCGTGGGGGATCTCATGAGGGGGACGCTCCGTCTTCCCGACGGCGGCAACGCCGTGGAGATCCTCTCCGGTCTTTCCGATTCCCTCGAGACCTGGGGGGGCCATCGTTTCGCCGCCGGTTTCTCCGTCCGCAGGGGGCTCTGGCCCGAAGTCCAGGAAAACCTGGAGGTCCTGCTGCGCGACGTCGAACGGGAGCCGGAAAGAATCGAGGCCCTTCTCGTCGAGCCCTCGGAGTTCCGCTTCGACCTCCTGCGGGAAATCGACGCCCTCGGGCCTTTCGGCGTCGGCAATCCCTCTCCCCTCTTCTTCTGCCCCTGGTCGGGAACGGAGAGGATCGCCCCGCTGGGTCGGGACGGAAGGCACGTCAAGGTCGAGCGTGCCGGACTCTCCCTTCTCGCCTTCGACGGCGCCCGGCTTTTCGGCGAACTGACGGCTCCGCCCGAGGGGCTCCTCTACGGCGTTCGCGAAAACGTCTGGCAGGGAAGACGTCGTCTGCAGTTTCTCGTCGAACGGGTCGTTGCCCGATAG
- a CDS encoding LapA family protein produces MKSYALAVALAMLAAAGYAFQNDGQITVRLLLWSRDVPQGLWEVLLFSAGGVLMWLIALAAQMEMKGSHRKALKELRERVETLEKERQSLLAALAGEPRPVVTETEALWDQQEP; encoded by the coding sequence ATGAAGAGCTATGCCCTTGCCGTCGCCTTGGCCATGCTCGCCGCCGCCGGCTACGCCTTTCAGAACGACGGCCAGATCACCGTCCGTCTTCTCCTGTGGAGCCGCGACGTTCCCCAGGGGCTCTGGGAGGTCCTTCTCTTTTCGGCCGGAGGCGTTCTCATGTGGCTCATCGCCCTCGCCGCCCAGATGGAAATGAAAGGAAGCCACAGGAAGGCCCTGAAAGAGCTCCGCGAGCGGGTCGAAACCCTCGAGAAGGAGCGTCAGTCCCTTCTGGCCGCTCTGGCCGGCGAGCCCCGCCCCGTCGTAACCGAGACGGAGGCCCTTTGGGATCAGCAGGAGCCGTGA
- the secF gene encoding protein translocase subunit SecF, with protein MAFSSKKKVWNINFMRLRRGALLLSLIAVVASLGFLSTRGLNLGIDFTGGSLIQVEFPEAVTVDAVRAVLDGVGKGRSQIQSYSDRGLIVRLQEDGGQDPEEARRAALGALKGAFPAMEVLRLEKVGPVVGQQLREEAMLGVLLALGGILLYITVRFRFRFAVASVLALIHDSIIVLGVFSLTGREVTLPFIAAILTIVGYSLNDTIVVLDRVRENWKDVSRLGIVDLLNLSINQTLSRTINTSLTTFLPVLALFLWGGPVLANFSFAFLMGIVVGTYSSVFIAGAVLAEWHLKSPRLS; from the coding sequence ATGGCCTTTTCTTCAAAAAAGAAAGTCTGGAACATCAATTTCATGCGGCTGCGGCGCGGCGCTCTTCTCCTGAGCCTGATCGCCGTCGTCGCCAGCCTGGGCTTCCTCTCCACCAGGGGACTCAATCTCGGCATCGATTTCACCGGCGGATCGCTCATCCAGGTGGAGTTCCCCGAGGCCGTGACCGTCGATGCCGTGCGGGCCGTTCTCGACGGCGTCGGCAAGGGGCGGTCGCAGATCCAGTCCTACAGCGACAGGGGGCTCATCGTCCGTCTTCAGGAGGACGGCGGTCAGGACCCCGAAGAGGCGCGTCGCGCCGCGCTGGGAGCCCTCAAGGGTGCCTTCCCCGCAATGGAAGTCCTCCGTCTCGAGAAGGTCGGTCCCGTCGTGGGCCAGCAGCTCCGCGAGGAGGCGATGTTGGGCGTTCTGCTGGCTCTGGGCGGCATCCTCCTCTACATCACCGTCCGCTTCCGCTTCCGCTTCGCCGTCGCCAGCGTGCTGGCCCTGATCCATGACTCGATCATCGTCCTGGGCGTCTTCAGTCTCACGGGCCGGGAGGTCACCCTTCCCTTCATCGCCGCCATCCTCACCATCGTCGGCTATTCGCTCAACGACACCATCGTCGTCCTCGACCGGGTCCGCGAGAACTGGAAGGACGTCAGCCGCCTGGGCATCGTCGATCTCCTGAACCTCTCCATCAATCAGACCCTGTCGCGGACGATCAACACGTCGCTGACGACCTTTCTCCCCGTTCTGGCCCTCTTCCTCTGGGGGGGGCCGGTCCTGGCCAACTTCTCCTTCGCCTTTCTCATGGGGATCGTCGTCGGAACCTACAGTTCCGTCTTCATTGCCGGTGCCGTCCTCGCCGAGTGGCACCTGAAGTCGCCCCGTCTTTCCTGA
- the secD gene encoding protein translocase subunit SecD, with the protein MFRRERWRLSLVIVVVVAALISVFPLQGRIRLGLDLKGGAHIVLQAKGTAENPLNDDSVERLLAVLRNRVDQYGVAEPVIQRSGSDRVIVDLPGVEDPEAALDLIGKTAQLEFRRVLAVTPELPPGPERPNYDSDEAFKKAGERWQAAKARIDEVGLSFKERTAEDKTLLAADDDLGRTYLLSGVDVSGKDLVDAKTAYDNLGRPVVTLKFSSEGAKLFDRATEESVGKQLAIVLDDVVVSAPVVQQRISGGEAQISGSFSVAEAQRLSIMLRAGALPVPVEILENRSVGPTLGADTIRSGLRAGLIGAGLVVIFMLLYYRFLGVAADLSLAVTILLVFAGLISLRATLTLPGIAGIILTIGMAVDGNILIYERIREELASGKTRMASVEAGFRKALTTILDANVTTLIAAAVLYYFGSGPIRGFAVTLSVGIVASVFSAVIVTRALVQFVMARQTARS; encoded by the coding sequence ATGTTCAGAAGGGAACGTTGGCGGCTTTCCTTGGTGATCGTCGTCGTCGTCGCCGCCCTGATCTCGGTCTTTCCCCTCCAGGGGCGGATCCGCCTCGGTCTTGACCTCAAGGGCGGCGCCCACATCGTCCTTCAGGCCAAGGGGACGGCGGAAAATCCTCTGAACGACGATAGCGTCGAGCGGCTTCTTGCCGTTCTGCGCAACCGCGTCGACCAGTATGGCGTCGCCGAGCCCGTCATCCAGAGGAGCGGTTCCGATCGCGTCATCGTCGACCTTCCCGGCGTGGAAGATCCCGAGGCGGCCCTGGATCTGATCGGGAAGACGGCCCAGCTCGAGTTCCGGCGCGTTCTGGCCGTGACGCCCGAACTTCCGCCCGGCCCCGAACGTCCCAACTACGACAGCGACGAGGCCTTCAAGAAGGCCGGAGAACGCTGGCAGGCGGCCAAGGCCCGGATCGACGAGGTGGGGCTCTCCTTCAAGGAGCGGACCGCCGAGGACAAGACGCTTCTCGCCGCCGACGACGATCTGGGACGGACCTACCTCCTCTCCGGCGTCGATGTCAGCGGCAAGGACCTCGTCGACGCCAAGACGGCCTACGACAACCTGGGACGTCCCGTCGTGACCCTCAAGTTCAGCTCCGAGGGGGCCAAGCTCTTCGACAGAGCCACGGAGGAGAGCGTGGGCAAACAGCTGGCCATCGTCCTCGACGACGTCGTCGTCTCGGCGCCCGTCGTCCAGCAGCGCATCTCCGGCGGCGAGGCCCAGATCTCCGGAAGCTTTTCCGTCGCCGAGGCCCAACGCCTCTCCATCATGCTCCGCGCCGGCGCCCTTCCCGTCCCCGTCGAGATCCTCGAAAACCGCTCCGTCGGCCCCACTCTCGGCGCCGACACGATACGGTCGGGCCTGCGGGCCGGGCTGATCGGCGCCGGCCTCGTCGTGATCTTCATGCTTCTGTACTATCGGTTCCTGGGCGTCGCCGCCGACCTCTCCCTGGCCGTGACGATCCTCCTCGTCTTCGCCGGCCTCATCAGCCTCAGAGCCACCCTGACCCTGCCGGGCATCGCCGGCATCATCCTCACCATCGGCATGGCCGTCGACGGCAACATCCTCATCTACGAGCGCATCCGGGAAGAGCTGGCCTCGGGCAAAACCCGCATGGCCTCCGTCGAAGCCGGATTCCGAAAGGCCTTGACGACCATTCTCGACGCCAACGTGACGACGCTCATCGCCGCCGCCGTGCTCTACTATTTCGGAAGCGGTCCCATTCGTGGTTTCGCCGTTACCCTGAGCGTCGGCATCGTCGCCAGCGTTTTCTCCGCCGTCATCGTCACGAGAGCCCTGGTGCAGTTCGTCATGGCCCGTCAGACGGCCCGTTCCTGA
- the yajC gene encoding preprotein translocase subunit YajC, with protein MLLPIVLFGVIFYFLILRPQKKRQKQQQDMLNSITRGDQVVTAGGFYGTVREVKDDSFILEIADGVKVRILKGSISGKRTSGEVIQPEPLADN; from the coding sequence ATGCTTTTGCCCATTGTCCTGTTCGGAGTCATCTTTTACTTCCTCATCCTCAGGCCCCAGAAGAAGCGCCAGAAGCAGCAGCAGGACATGCTCAATTCCATCACCCGCGGCGATCAGGTCGTGACGGCAGGGGGCTTCTACGGCACCGTCCGCGAGGTCAAGGACGACAGCTTCATCCTTGAAATCGCCGATGGCGTCAAGGTCCGTATCCTCAAGGGGTCCATTTCCGGGAAAAGAACGTCGGGAGAGGTCATCCAGCCCGAACCTCTCGCCGACAACTGA
- a CDS encoding redox-sensing transcriptional repressor Rex, which produces MKVAEPTVERLVQYCRLLEQLHEEGRRVVSSQEIGEMLGLKASQVRKDLSYFGEIGKRGVGYHVDRLFDHIQGILAPPHHWSIGLVGAGRLGEALLGYKAFKSNKFSVEAVFDVDPEKVGSTVSGIPCFHSDSLPKILMEKNIEVLILTIPASSAQSVVDLAAKAGTLKGILSFAPTTLVAPDGVLIYGVDISVELEKLLFYLKHCEV; this is translated from the coding sequence ATGAAAGTCGCCGAACCCACAGTAGAACGTCTGGTTCAGTATTGTCGCCTCCTGGAGCAGCTTCACGAGGAGGGACGTCGCGTCGTCTCCTCCCAGGAGATCGGCGAGATGCTGGGCCTCAAGGCCAGCCAGGTGCGCAAGGATCTCTCCTATTTCGGAGAGATCGGCAAAAGGGGCGTCGGCTATCACGTCGACCGTCTCTTCGATCACATCCAGGGGATTCTTGCGCCTCCCCACCACTGGAGCATCGGTCTCGTCGGCGCCGGACGCTTGGGCGAGGCCCTCCTGGGCTACAAGGCCTTCAAAAGCAACAAGTTCTCCGTCGAGGCCGTTTTCGACGTCGATCCCGAAAAGGTCGGATCGACGGTGTCGGGCATTCCCTGTTTCCACTCCGACTCCCTGCCGAAAATCCTCATGGAGAAGAACATCGAAGTCCTCATCCTCACCATTCCCGCCTCGTCGGCACAGTCCGTCGTGGATCTCGCGGCCAAGGCGGGGACGCTGAAGGGCATTCTGTCCTTTGCGCCGACGACGCTCGTCGCTCCCGACGGCGTCCTGATCTACGGCGTCGACATTTCGGTGGAGCTGGAAAAACTGCTCTTCTACCTCAAGCACTGCGAAGTCTGA
- the eno gene encoding phosphopyruvate hydratase produces the protein MGLIVGIHGREVLDSRGTPAVEAEVWLDSGVTARAIVPSGASTGGFGAVGLRDGGDRYMGRGVLDAVRNVNDVLSPLLIGTEASDQFLVDGAMIDEDGRADKGRLGANAILAVSMAVARAAALEHDRPLWAWIGGMGPYSLPLPMMNVIDGGVHAAVGLDIQEFMIVPHGASEFSEALRMGVEICHHLKGILRAGGHSTAVGDEGGFAPRLGSSRQALDLLVEAIVAAGYRPGDDVGLALGVAATELREGDRYRLRKEARSLSSSQLIDYYDELCRDYPLVSIEDGLAEEDWEGWAVATERLGSKVQLVGGDLFVTHPGRFRRGIDEGVANAVRVRPDQIGTVTETLQVIDMARRNGYGAVISHRSGETEDAFIADLAVGTGAGQIKAGAPARTDRVAKYNQLLRIAEELGGRAPFAGRTPFSRRS, from the coding sequence ATGGGGCTGATAGTGGGAATTCACGGCAGGGAGGTCCTCGATTCGAGAGGCACTCCCGCCGTCGAGGCCGAGGTCTGGCTCGACAGCGGAGTGACGGCCCGGGCCATCGTCCCCTCCGGAGCGTCGACGGGAGGCTTCGGGGCCGTCGGACTTCGCGACGGAGGCGATCGGTACATGGGCAGGGGAGTCCTCGACGCCGTCCGGAACGTCAATGACGTCCTCTCGCCTCTCCTGATCGGCACGGAGGCCTCCGATCAGTTCCTCGTCGACGGGGCGATGATCGACGAAGACGGCAGGGCCGACAAGGGGAGGCTGGGGGCCAACGCCATCCTCGCCGTCTCGATGGCCGTGGCCCGTGCGGCCGCCCTGGAACACGACAGGCCCCTCTGGGCCTGGATCGGAGGCATGGGACCCTACTCGCTGCCCCTGCCCATGATGAACGTCATCGACGGCGGCGTCCACGCCGCCGTCGGCCTCGACATTCAGGAGTTCATGATCGTTCCCCACGGCGCTTCCGAGTTCTCCGAGGCGCTGCGTATGGGCGTCGAGATCTGCCATCACCTGAAGGGGATCCTCCGGGCCGGGGGGCACTCGACGGCCGTCGGCGACGAAGGTGGCTTCGCTCCCCGTCTCGGGAGCAGCCGCCAGGCCCTGGATCTGCTCGTCGAGGCCATCGTCGCGGCCGGTTATCGCCCCGGCGATGACGTGGGCCTCGCTCTCGGCGTGGCCGCCACGGAACTCCGCGAGGGAGACCGTTATCGTCTTCGCAAGGAGGCGAGGAGTTTGTCCTCCTCTCAGCTGATCGACTATTACGACGAACTCTGCCGCGACTATCCCCTGGTCTCGATCGAGGACGGCTTGGCCGAGGAGGACTGGGAGGGGTGGGCCGTCGCCACGGAGAGGCTGGGCTCGAAGGTCCAGCTCGTCGGCGGCGACCTCTTCGTCACCCATCCCGGGCGCTTCCGCCGCGGCATCGACGAGGGGGTGGCCAACGCCGTTCGGGTCCGTCCCGATCAGATCGGGACGGTCACGGAAACGCTTCAGGTCATCGATATGGCCCGCCGCAACGGCTATGGCGCCGTCATCTCTCACCGCTCGGGCGAGACGGAAGACGCCTTCATCGCCGATTTGGCCGTGGGCACCGGAGCGGGGCAGATCAAGGCGGGGGCTCCCGCCCGAACGGATCGCGTCGCCAAGTACAACCAACTCCTCCGCATCGCCGAGGAACTGGGAGGAAGGGCTCCCTTCGCGGGGCGAACCCCTTTCTCCCGCCGCAGCTGA
- a CDS encoding S4 domain-containing protein: MRADKFLKLSRLVKRRTVAQEMIEAGAVLLCGRRAKASSEVRVGDRLEVSYPGRTLLVDVLCDDETALRRGVEAYSLMEERRKAPGGRSGEDGV, from the coding sequence ATGAGGGCGGACAAGTTTCTCAAGCTGTCGCGGCTGGTCAAGCGCAGGACCGTGGCTCAGGAGATGATCGAGGCCGGTGCCGTTCTCCTCTGCGGGCGGAGGGCCAAGGCCTCGTCGGAGGTGCGCGTCGGCGATCGGCTGGAAGTCTCCTATCCCGGCCGGACTCTTCTTGTCGACGTGCTCTGCGACGACGAGACGGCCTTGCGCCGCGGCGTCGAGGCCTATTCTCTGATGGAGGAGCGGCGCAAGGCGCCAGGTGGACGCTCCGGCGAGGACGGAGTCTGA
- a CDS encoding baeRF10 domain-containing protein, whose amino-acid sequence MRKAVVRDVREQFSPASAVLSLYGDTDRSRRSPKEIVIALKNLYREALRLVETWPREDQESVRILLERLFPRVEDLSTDLPKGWVFFVSPRSQTFSLPLPGPVAPSACLGREPQLFPLVQVLSPFRETLVLLVESRTVAFLRRFGAELELIHRRDVDFPSRVKSGGRQGMEERRIERHAEEETGRILRDVAVQARALFKGGTFRRALVAGPRELALPLTDLLREQLPTEELDLLPETPERGEAALRALLDQWAQTRFWQEGEALVDRVVTEAPKGGPAAAGWRAVLAASGRGAVHQLLLEERELRRGVRCPACGALGLDEETCPLCGGGTVEEPDLMEALIGQVYDKDGEVLVLGRPSPLREWEGLGALLRFSL is encoded by the coding sequence GTGAGAAAAGCCGTGGTCCGAGACGTGCGGGAACAGTTCTCCCCGGCCTCAGCCGTCCTCTCTCTCTATGGCGACACGGACCGGAGCCGTCGTTCGCCCAAGGAGATCGTCATCGCCCTCAAGAACCTCTATCGCGAGGCGCTGCGCCTCGTCGAAACCTGGCCTCGCGAGGATCAGGAATCGGTGCGGATTCTTCTGGAGAGGCTCTTTCCCCGCGTCGAAGATCTCTCGACGGACCTGCCCAAGGGTTGGGTCTTCTTCGTCAGCCCCCGGTCGCAAACCTTTTCCCTGCCCCTCCCCGGCCCCGTCGCGCCGTCGGCCTGCCTGGGGAGAGAGCCGCAGCTTTTCCCTCTCGTTCAGGTTCTCTCTCCCTTTCGGGAGACCCTCGTTCTCCTCGTCGAAAGCCGGACCGTCGCCTTCCTCCGCCGTTTCGGCGCCGAGCTGGAACTGATCCATCGGCGCGACGTCGATTTCCCCTCCAGGGTCAAATCGGGAGGTCGCCAGGGCATGGAAGAACGTCGCATCGAGCGCCATGCCGAGGAGGAGACGGGCCGCATCCTTCGCGACGTCGCCGTCCAGGCCAGAGCGCTTTTCAAGGGAGGGACCTTCCGGCGCGCTCTCGTCGCCGGACCGAGGGAATTGGCGCTGCCCCTGACCGACCTCCTGAGGGAGCAGCTCCCGACGGAGGAGCTGGACCTTCTTCCCGAGACGCCGGAAAGGGGAGAGGCAGCCCTGCGGGCTCTCCTCGATCAGTGGGCTCAGACCCGTTTCTGGCAGGAGGGGGAGGCGCTCGTCGACAGAGTCGTGACCGAAGCCCCCAAGGGAGGACCTGCCGCCGCCGGATGGAGGGCCGTGCTGGCCGCCTCGGGGAGAGGCGCCGTCCATCAGCTCCTCCTCGAGGAACGGGAGCTGCGTCGCGGTGTCCGTTGCCCCGCTTGCGGAGCTCTGGGTCTCGACGAGGAGACCTGTCCCCTCTGCGGCGGCGGGACCGTCGAAGAGCCCGATCTCATGGAAGCCCTCATCGGTCAGGTTTACGACAAGGACGGGGAGGTCCTCGTCCTCGGACGTCCCTCTCCTCTTCGCGAGTGGGAGGGACTGGGGGCCCTTTTGCGTTTTTCCCTCTAG